The Longimicrobiaceae bacterium genome contains a region encoding:
- a CDS encoding ATP-binding protein, which yields MNRPSVQLLPVCFRQFPGVVLQLSADGTITDSNGRLERELGRQVMRRPFAELLDPDSSLSKWNRILEMASDDPASEKPTGASLAEESDKGEPDHSSPVWELIFKGDETLPEPRAFAVLWEREERRFWLLEHRPDPRLDALHRQVLEVNSELANTQRELLKERSRLARALEDLERSNRALDAFAHAVSHDLRAPLRSIDNYATWLEEDLGNALTGESRQHLDRLRNRVTRMHAMIQGVLEYARIARYQPPPEPVDVGGLVREVIELLDPPERLDVQVESMPVVVTGRAPLQQVFYNLVGNAVRYAGGPRPRVRIGVRDAGQFHEFYVADNGPGMPERAQEKIWSLFHTVEPEERAQGTGIGLAVVKRLVEGQGGTVWVESRVGEGATFRFLWLKANGTNGLRG from the coding sequence ATGAACCGTCCATCCGTGCAGCTCCTCCCCGTCTGCTTCCGTCAGTTCCCCGGGGTGGTGCTGCAGCTCTCGGCCGACGGCACGATTACCGACAGCAATGGTCGGCTCGAACGCGAGCTGGGCCGCCAGGTGATGAGACGTCCGTTCGCCGAGCTACTCGACCCGGACTCCTCTCTCTCCAAGTGGAATCGGATCCTGGAGATGGCGAGCGATGATCCGGCCAGTGAGAAACCGACGGGCGCGAGCCTGGCTGAGGAGAGCGACAAGGGTGAGCCTGACCATTCCTCCCCGGTATGGGAGCTGATCTTCAAGGGGGATGAAACGCTCCCGGAGCCTCGTGCCTTCGCGGTGCTCTGGGAGCGGGAAGAGCGTCGATTCTGGCTGCTCGAGCACCGGCCCGACCCTCGCCTGGACGCGCTCCACCGGCAGGTCCTCGAGGTCAACTCCGAGCTGGCCAATACGCAACGCGAGCTGCTCAAAGAGCGTAGCCGCCTGGCGCGAGCCCTCGAGGACCTCGAGCGCAGCAATCGGGCGCTCGATGCCTTCGCTCACGCGGTCTCGCACGATCTCCGAGCCCCCCTGCGGAGCATCGACAATTACGCCACGTGGCTCGAAGAGGACCTGGGCAACGCCCTGACCGGGGAGAGCAGACAGCACCTCGATCGCCTGCGCAACAGGGTGACGCGCATGCACGCCATGATTCAGGGCGTCCTGGAGTACGCGCGCATCGCCCGCTACCAGCCCCCGCCGGAGCCGGTCGACGTAGGTGGGCTTGTGCGGGAAGTGATCGAGTTGCTGGATCCTCCCGAGCGCCTGGATGTCCAGGTGGAGTCGATGCCGGTGGTCGTGACTGGCCGCGCACCGCTTCAACAGGTCTTCTACAACCTCGTTGGCAACGCTGTGCGCTACGCGGGCGGTCCGCGTCCTCGGGTTCGAATCGGCGTCCGCGACGCCGGGCAGTTCCACGAGTTCTACGTCGCCGACAACGGCCCGGGAATGCCGGAACGAGCCCAGGAAAAGATCTGGAGCCTGTTTCACACGGTGGAACCGGAAGAGCGCGCGCAGGGCACCGGCATCGGACTGGCCGTGGTGAAGCGCCTGGTCGAGGGCCAGGGGGGTACGGTGTGGGTGGAATCGCGCGTGGGCGAGGGCGCAACCTTTCGCTTTCTCTGGCTCAAGGCGAAC
- a CDS encoding cobalamin-dependent protein (Presence of a B(12) (cobalamin)-binding domain implies dependence on cobalamin itself, in one of its several forms, or in some unusual lineages, dependence on a cobalamin-like analog.), with translation MTTATIDGTVELRKAYLTAVLGGDRREAFRLVDQACEAGTELSRLYLEVFQPAMREIGRLWQENAITVADEHVATAITQAAMTRAFGQLFAWGEGTGRTLVAACADTERHEVGLRMICDLLELRGWDTVYLGASVPLESLLSMIERKRPDAVALSATIAPHLPRLRAMIEAIRKTIPEPPLILVGGRPFLENPTLATRLGADLTAEDAVQAVELLQQKFSTPR, from the coding sequence ATGACGACTGCAACCATCGACGGCACCGTCGAGCTGAGGAAGGCATACCTGACCGCCGTCCTCGGCGGCGACCGGCGCGAAGCCTTTCGGCTGGTGGATCAAGCATGCGAGGCCGGCACCGAGCTCAGCCGGCTCTATCTCGAGGTCTTCCAGCCGGCCATGCGCGAGATCGGCCGCCTCTGGCAGGAGAACGCGATTACCGTCGCGGACGAGCACGTGGCGACCGCCATCACCCAGGCGGCCATGACACGGGCGTTCGGGCAGCTCTTCGCCTGGGGAGAGGGCACGGGGCGCACGCTGGTCGCTGCCTGTGCGGATACCGAGCGCCACGAGGTCGGCCTGCGCATGATCTGCGACCTGCTCGAGCTGCGCGGATGGGACACCGTATACCTGGGGGCCTCGGTCCCGCTGGAGAGCCTGTTGTCGATGATCGAGCGCAAGCGCCCCGACGCCGTGGCGCTCTCCGCTACCATCGCCCCGCACCTGCCACGCCTGCGAGCCATGATCGAGGCCATCCGCAAGACGATCCCGGAGCCGCCGCTGATCCTCGTGGGCGGGCGGCCGTTCCTGGAGAATCCCACGCTGGCGACGCGCCTGGGCGCTGATCTCACCGCTGAGGACGCGGTGCAGGCCGTGGAGCTCCTCCAGCAGAAATTCAGCACCCCTCGATGA
- a CDS encoding antibiotic biosynthesis monooxygenase, with protein sequence MFVFISHLTVAEEDRPELERRFRERSRLVDEFPGFLYLQLLRPQGSDATHTFLTAWEDREAFRRYMKSTEHSISHSREPGEIMRRTLVRHEAFEVLMDSRRDPEWLT encoded by the coding sequence ATGTTCGTATTCATCTCGCACCTCACGGTCGCCGAAGAAGATCGGCCAGAGTTGGAGCGGCGCTTCCGCGAACGGTCGCGGCTCGTCGACGAGTTCCCCGGCTTCCTCTACCTGCAGCTCCTCCGACCCCAGGGGAGCGACGCCACACACACCTTCCTCACCGCGTGGGAGGACCGCGAGGCCTTCCGGCGCTACATGAAGAGCACGGAGCACTCGATCTCCCACTCCCGTGAGCCGGGCGAGATCATGCGCCGCACGCTCGTACGGCACGAAGCCTTCGAGGTCCTCATGGACTCCAGGAGGGATCCCGAATGGCTGACCTGA
- the crcB gene encoding fluoride efflux transporter CrcB: MIYLYLAVGGVLGTLARFSLGSWVHSWAGVGFPWGTLGVNLLGSFVLGLAVRAAEISTLSAEVRGMITVGFCGAFTTFSTFSLETIALMQEGAWSRAWLYALGSLTMGIVAVALGLSSANLVFRAGS; this comes from the coding sequence ATGATCTACCTCTACCTCGCGGTTGGGGGCGTGCTGGGCACACTGGCCCGCTTCAGCCTCGGCAGCTGGGTTCACTCGTGGGCAGGGGTTGGCTTCCCCTGGGGCACACTAGGGGTGAACCTGCTCGGCTCGTTCGTGCTGGGCCTCGCAGTCCGCGCCGCCGAAATCTCGACTCTCTCCGCGGAAGTGCGGGGCATGATCACCGTCGGCTTCTGCGGCGCCTTCACCACCTTCAGCACCTTCAGCCTGGAGACCATTGCGCTGATGCAGGAAGGGGCGTGGTCACGGGCATGGCTCTATGCGCTCGGCTCGCTGACGATGGGCATTGTAGCGGTGGCGCTGGGTCTCTCCAGCGCCAACCTGGTATTTCGGGCGGGAAGCTGA
- a CDS encoding SDR family oxidoreductase, translating to MSSGVLVVTGASRGIGAATALLGAERGYAVCVNYRRARDAAEAVVDRIRAAGGRAFACQADVSREDDVERLFRTVDEELGTVTALVNNAGILERQGRVLEMTAERINRVLATNVTGCFLCCREAVRRMSTRRGGSGGAIVNVSSAAARLGSAGEYVDYAASKGAVDTLTIGLAREVASEGIRVNAVRPAFIYTEIHAAGGEPDRVERLKDGIPMRRGGQPEEVAHAILWLLSDEASYCTGSFIDLAGGK from the coding sequence GTGAGCTCGGGCGTCCTGGTGGTGACGGGGGCAAGCCGCGGGATCGGGGCGGCGACCGCGCTGCTTGGCGCCGAGCGAGGCTACGCGGTCTGCGTGAACTATCGCCGGGCGCGAGATGCGGCCGAGGCGGTCGTGGACCGGATCCGGGCAGCGGGAGGGCGCGCGTTCGCCTGCCAGGCCGACGTCTCCCGGGAGGATGACGTCGAGCGACTCTTCCGGACGGTGGACGAGGAACTGGGGACCGTCACGGCGCTGGTGAACAACGCGGGGATCCTGGAGCGGCAAGGGCGCGTGTTGGAGATGACCGCCGAGCGGATAAATCGCGTGCTAGCCACCAACGTAACCGGCTGCTTCCTCTGCTGCCGCGAGGCCGTGCGGCGGATGAGCACGCGACGCGGAGGGAGCGGCGGCGCGATCGTCAACGTCTCCTCCGCCGCCGCACGCCTGGGTTCCGCGGGTGAGTACGTCGATTATGCGGCCTCCAAAGGCGCGGTCGATACGCTGACAATCGGCCTGGCGCGTGAGGTGGCGTCCGAGGGGATCCGGGTGAACGCGGTGCGTCCGGCGTTCATATACACCGAGATCCACGCCGCGGGAGGGGAGCCGGATCGGGTGGAGCGGCTGAAGGACGGCATCCCGATGCGGCGCGGTGGTCAGCCCGAGGAGGTCGCCCACGCGATCCTCTGGCTGCTGTCGGACGAGGCGAGCTACTGCACCGGCAGCTTCATCGACCTGGCAGGGGGGAAGTGA
- a CDS encoding DinB family protein, protein MTTLSLLRRLFDSVFWADERALGSLEEKDTEARRYLHHVLAAERVWLLRLRGESSAGQEIWPQLSDEEARSLATENREGYRRYLDSLSEADLERAIDYANQAGRRFRTPIIDILMHVATHGAYHRGQVARARREAGGVPLNTDYITYVRELDELAAPSPTPSAT, encoded by the coding sequence ATGACGACCCTGAGCCTGCTGCGCCGCCTCTTCGATTCGGTCTTCTGGGCGGACGAACGCGCCCTCGGGTCCCTCGAGGAGAAGGATACGGAAGCCCGGCGCTACCTCCACCACGTGCTGGCGGCGGAGCGGGTGTGGCTCCTCCGGCTGCGCGGCGAGAGCAGCGCCGGCCAGGAGATCTGGCCGCAACTCAGCGACGAGGAGGCCCGTTCACTGGCGACGGAGAACCGGGAGGGCTACCGCCGCTATCTCGACAGCCTCTCGGAGGCGGATCTGGAGCGGGCGATCGATTACGCGAACCAGGCTGGCCGTCGCTTTCGGACCCCTATCATCGACATCCTGATGCACGTTGCCACCCACGGCGCCTACCACCGGGGCCAGGTGGCCCGCGCGCGGCGCGAGGCCGGTGGCGTTCCCCTCAACACCGACTACATCACCTACGTGCGGGAGCTCGACGAGCTCGCCGCACCCTCCCCTACCCCCAGCGCGACCTGA
- a CDS encoding EamA family transporter — translation MTKKPGRLALLSAFGAVYLIWGSTYLGIRYAIESIPPLLMAGSRFAVAGAVLLLLGRLRDGSRPDRAEWGSAALTGILLLGVGNGGVTWSEQIVPSGIAALVASIVPLWMALMDWARPGGARPTLLTMAGLILGMAGLFVLIGGDWGSMALDGGGAGVALGMTALIVATIGWALGSVMASHVRLPSSPLTAIGAQMAVGGGALLLAGLLSGEAARFDPALVTTRSLLAWGYLVVFGAWIGFSAYVWLLRNTTAAKASTYAFVNPLVAVILGVWLGSEPFSPRTAVAVAVILSGVALIVLTRSRRGADRGAGRPHDRTATSLPREGDDLAPLAPGDVDPLARRPARPRRRKTKGEIA, via the coding sequence GTGACGAAGAAACCGGGGCGCCTGGCGTTGCTGTCGGCGTTCGGCGCCGTCTATCTGATATGGGGATCGACCTACCTGGGGATCCGCTACGCGATCGAGAGCATTCCGCCCTTGCTGATGGCGGGGAGTCGGTTCGCCGTGGCGGGGGCGGTGCTGCTTCTGCTGGGGCGTCTGCGCGACGGCAGCCGGCCGGACCGCGCGGAGTGGGGGAGCGCGGCGCTGACGGGGATCCTGCTGCTCGGCGTCGGCAATGGCGGGGTTACCTGGTCGGAGCAGATCGTGCCGTCCGGGATCGCCGCCCTGGTGGCGAGCATCGTCCCGCTCTGGATGGCGCTGATGGATTGGGCGCGGCCCGGGGGCGCCCGTCCGACCCTCCTCACCATGGCCGGACTGATCCTGGGAATGGCGGGGCTGTTCGTGCTGATCGGTGGGGACTGGGGCTCGATGGCGCTGGACGGAGGCGGCGCGGGGGTGGCGCTCGGCATGACGGCGCTGATCGTGGCGACGATCGGGTGGGCGCTCGGCTCGGTGATGGCGAGCCACGTCAGGCTCCCCAGCTCGCCGCTCACCGCGATCGGCGCGCAGATGGCGGTCGGCGGAGGCGCGCTCCTGCTGGCGGGTCTGCTCTCCGGAGAGGCCGCCCGGTTCGATCCCGCGCTGGTGACGACGCGCTCGCTCCTCGCGTGGGGCTACCTGGTGGTATTCGGCGCCTGGATCGGCTTCAGCGCCTACGTGTGGCTGCTGCGGAACACCACCGCCGCCAAGGCATCCACCTACGCGTTCGTGAACCCGCTGGTCGCGGTGATCCTCGGCGTGTGGCTCGGCTCAGAGCCGTTCAGCCCCCGCACCGCGGTCGCGGTGGCGGTCATACTCAGCGGTGTGGCGCTGATCGTGTTGACTCGCAGCCGGCGGGGAGCCGATCGTGGGGCTGGCCGGCCGCACGATCGTACCGCCACTTCCCTCCCGCGTGAGGGCGATGACCTCGCTCCGCTGGCGCCGGGCGACGTGGACCCGCTTGCCCGTCGTCCGGCGCGGCCACGACGCCGAAAGACGAAAGGAGAGATCGCATGA
- a CDS encoding PLP-dependent aminotransferase family protein: MNQRYAYEVLVSELHQQVQAGLLRPGDRVPSVRRMSRERGVSISTVLQAYRVLEARRVLRARPQSGFYVAAPTPTARAEPGRTRPRSVPTEVTTGDVIAEVLAAAADPSLVPLGAALPDAALLPTARLNRLMGRVLRRDPARATTFMAPAGCPELRHEIARREWAAGCRITADDVLVTCGASEALTLALRATTRPGDTVAVESPTFFGVLQTIEALGRRALEIPTDCRQGICLDALRRALDEHAIHACLVTPNFQNPLGSLMPDAAKGELVELARSRRVPLIEDDTFGELYFEGRRPRSLLDHETDGWVIRCSTFSKTLAPGYRLGWIVPGERFQRRVELLKNSSTIAVAAPPQMAVAEYLRQDLFDLHLRRLRRILRDTVDRLAFEVLDRFPEGTRVSRPAGGFVLWVRLPGGVDASDVHRDALHRGIGVSPGSIYSAAGHYRDCLRLSGGFAWSDRIARAVDELAGIVRGARASAA; the protein is encoded by the coding sequence ATGAACCAGCGGTACGCCTATGAGGTCTTGGTCAGCGAGCTGCACCAGCAGGTGCAAGCGGGCCTGCTGCGGCCGGGCGATCGAGTGCCCTCGGTAAGGCGAATGAGTCGCGAGCGGGGGGTGAGCATCTCCACCGTGCTCCAGGCGTACCGGGTCCTGGAGGCGCGCAGGGTGCTGCGGGCGCGGCCGCAGTCCGGGTTTTACGTCGCGGCGCCGACACCGACCGCTCGCGCGGAGCCCGGCCGAACCCGCCCCCGTTCGGTGCCGACGGAGGTGACCACGGGCGATGTGATCGCGGAGGTGCTCGCCGCCGCGGCCGATCCCTCGCTCGTCCCCCTGGGCGCCGCGCTTCCGGACGCGGCGCTGCTCCCCACCGCGCGGTTGAACCGCTTGATGGGGCGGGTTCTGCGCAGGGATCCGGCGCGTGCCACGACGTTCATGGCTCCCGCGGGCTGCCCGGAGCTGCGTCACGAGATCGCGCGCCGGGAGTGGGCGGCCGGGTGCCGGATTACCGCGGACGACGTGCTGGTGACTTGCGGGGCGAGCGAGGCGCTCACGCTGGCGCTGCGGGCAACGACTCGTCCGGGTGACACCGTCGCCGTCGAGTCGCCCACCTTCTTCGGCGTGTTACAGACGATCGAGGCGCTGGGCCGCCGCGCGCTCGAGATACCCACGGACTGCCGCCAGGGGATCTGTCTCGACGCTCTGCGCCGCGCGCTGGACGAGCACGCCATCCACGCCTGCTTGGTCACCCCCAATTTCCAGAATCCGCTCGGGTCGCTGATGCCGGACGCAGCGAAAGGCGAGCTGGTGGAGCTCGCCCGCAGTCGGAGGGTGCCGCTCATCGAGGACGACACCTTCGGAGAGCTGTACTTCGAGGGAAGGCGCCCGCGCTCGCTCCTCGACCATGAAACAGATGGGTGGGTGATCCGCTGCTCCACCTTTTCGAAGACCCTGGCCCCGGGGTATCGACTCGGCTGGATCGTCCCGGGCGAGCGCTTTCAGCGACGGGTGGAGCTCCTGAAGAATTCCAGCACCATCGCCGTCGCCGCGCCGCCGCAGATGGCCGTCGCCGAGTACCTGCGCCAGGACCTGTTCGACCTCCATCTGCGGCGGCTGCGCAGGATTCTGCGCGACACGGTCGATCGCCTCGCCTTCGAGGTTCTGGACCGGTTCCCGGAGGGAACCCGGGTGAGCCGCCCCGCCGGCGGATTCGTCCTCTGGGTTCGGCTCCCTGGCGGAGTGGACGCGAGCGACGTCCACCGGGATGCGCTCCACAGGGGCATCGGCGTGTCACCCGGGTCCATCTACTCCGCCGCGGGCCATTACCGGGATTGCTTGCGATTGAGCGGAGGCTTCGCCTGGAGCGACCGCATCGCGCGGGCAGTGGACGAGCTGGCGGGCATCGTCCGGGGCGCCCGGGCGAGCGCGGCCTGA
- a CDS encoding alpha-amylase family protein, translating into MRRRDFVKVLSTGVVGGHALACAPVAAPASAPVAGPAPRTGIDPGSYDESWWNRRPLRLVQTNLREIDARMDLDAYVRWMVDHSVNLVLLNVGGIVANYPTRLEYHYRNPFMQGDLVGDLTSRLHAEGIRVMGRFDFSKINEELAALRPDWLYVSEKGENVNYNGQVHTCPSRGYQQEYSFRILEEAITSYPLDAVFFNMVGYQTTDYSGNYYGDCHCEDCLRLFGEGSTTTRREVANDLFTRMHRYIRELNPEIVISTYTTVGVDMVSTESSSSLSLAHEWNYSATDNVKRTFDSYNDLVPMNLVIGFQAIGYRLNATSPGIARVWQTQNMLHGGSLYYVFIGPAHEYPDRAFVPTLKDLYAFHATNAALFTNLQSAARVALVRGPTEEYRGLIKLLAEAHVPYDILDPEVIGSSRMPRPLESYDTAILGDLRNMSDELASRFDRYVQEGGKLLATGFTSVRTSGAGGRGGEAGSGRGGQEGADPLAGPDARILLQCLGVAPAYEFSPREQSTYLQISEADRGVLGRQELSDFDLMMLYSDYMRVRPRSGARGLLNIIPSTMFGPPEKAYFLEEEVTDYPGVVVNSHGSGRSVFVPWGIGAQYYAKGHHIHRAFFNALLRNVLRAERLVETDAPGTVEISHLVNRNGAFEWVGMINHASQLGPTLSDPLPVYDTTLRLRPSQPVREVFLQRSGAAVDFREVEGGWLEVKVPVLRDFEMVVCTY; encoded by the coding sequence ATGAGGCGGCGCGACTTCGTGAAGGTACTGTCCACGGGAGTGGTAGGCGGGCACGCGCTTGCGTGCGCACCCGTTGCGGCTCCGGCTTCGGCGCCTGTGGCGGGGCCCGCGCCGCGGACGGGGATCGACCCGGGGAGCTATGACGAGAGCTGGTGGAACCGACGCCCGCTGCGGCTGGTCCAGACCAATCTGCGAGAGATCGACGCGCGGATGGATCTCGACGCCTACGTCCGCTGGATGGTCGATCACTCAGTGAACCTGGTGCTCCTGAACGTGGGCGGGATCGTCGCCAACTACCCCACCCGGCTCGAGTACCACTACCGCAATCCGTTCATGCAGGGGGACCTGGTGGGCGACCTCACCAGCCGCCTGCACGCCGAGGGGATCCGCGTGATGGGCCGGTTCGACTTCAGCAAGATCAACGAGGAGCTGGCGGCGCTGCGCCCGGACTGGCTGTACGTTTCGGAGAAGGGCGAGAACGTGAACTACAACGGGCAGGTCCACACCTGTCCGAGTCGTGGCTATCAGCAGGAGTACTCCTTCCGCATCCTCGAGGAGGCCATCACCTCGTACCCGCTGGATGCGGTCTTCTTCAACATGGTGGGTTACCAGACCACCGATTACAGCGGCAACTATTACGGAGACTGCCACTGCGAGGATTGCCTGCGGCTCTTCGGAGAGGGATCGACGACGACGCGCCGCGAAGTCGCCAATGACCTCTTCACCCGAATGCACCGCTACATTCGCGAGCTGAATCCCGAGATCGTCATAAGCACCTATACGACCGTGGGGGTGGACATGGTGTCCACCGAGTCCTCCTCGTCGCTGTCGCTCGCGCACGAGTGGAACTACTCGGCGACCGACAACGTGAAGCGGACGTTCGACTCCTACAACGACCTGGTGCCGATGAACCTGGTCATCGGATTCCAGGCGATCGGGTACCGCCTCAACGCCACCTCGCCCGGCATCGCCCGCGTCTGGCAGACGCAGAACATGCTGCACGGTGGCTCGCTGTACTACGTCTTCATCGGACCCGCGCACGAGTACCCGGACCGGGCTTTCGTGCCCACCCTGAAGGATCTCTACGCCTTCCACGCGACCAACGCGGCGCTCTTCACCAACCTCCAATCGGCCGCACGGGTCGCTTTGGTGCGCGGCCCTACCGAAGAGTACCGCGGCCTCATCAAGCTGCTCGCCGAGGCGCACGTTCCCTACGACATCCTCGACCCGGAGGTGATCGGCAGCAGTCGTATGCCCCGGCCGCTCGAATCGTACGACACCGCGATCCTGGGCGACCTCAGGAACATGAGCGACGAGCTGGCGAGCCGCTTCGACCGCTACGTGCAGGAGGGCGGCAAGCTGCTGGCGACCGGGTTCACCTCGGTACGCACTTCCGGTGCGGGCGGTCGCGGGGGCGAGGCCGGCTCAGGCAGGGGAGGTCAGGAAGGTGCAGATCCGTTGGCCGGGCCCGACGCGCGGATCCTGCTGCAGTGCCTGGGGGTGGCGCCGGCATACGAGTTCTCGCCGCGGGAGCAATCGACCTACCTGCAGATCTCGGAGGCGGACCGCGGCGTCCTGGGCCGCCAGGAGCTGAGCGACTTCGACCTGATGATGCTCTACAGCGACTACATGCGGGTGCGCCCCCGGTCCGGCGCGCGCGGCCTCCTCAACATCATCCCCTCCACGATGTTCGGGCCTCCGGAGAAGGCCTATTTCCTGGAGGAGGAGGTCACCGACTATCCGGGCGTCGTCGTCAACTCGCACGGCTCCGGGCGGAGCGTGTTTGTGCCTTGGGGAATCGGCGCGCAGTACTACGCCAAAGGCCACCACATCCACCGGGCCTTCTTCAACGCCCTGCTGCGCAACGTGCTGCGGGCGGAGCGCCTGGTGGAGACCGATGCTCCGGGGACGGTCGAGATCTCGCATCTGGTCAACCGCAACGGGGCGTTCGAGTGGGTGGGGATGATCAACCACGCCAGCCAGCTCGGCCCCACGCTGAGCGACCCCCTCCCCGTGTACGACACCACCTTGCGGCTGAGGCCCTCGCAGCCCGTGCGCGAGGTCTTCCTGCAGCGCTCCGGGGCGGCGGTCGACTTCAGAGAGGTCGAGGGCGGCTGGCTCGAGGTGAAGGTTCCCGTTCTGAGAGATTTCGAAATGGTCGTCTGCACCTACTGA
- a CDS encoding LacI family DNA-binding transcriptional regulator, with the protein MVKIRDVARLAGVSPMTVSRTLNEPSLVTPETRARVMNAIRELGYIPNAVARSLTQGRTNIIALVVSDIQNPFFTTVSRGAEDVARRHGYTLMVGNTDERPEKENEYLKALVSRRVDGVILSTTGADHVRLLRGRKIPVVLVDRIIPGMDVDSVVLDAYDGGRQIAAHLADQGYRSAVFIGGMPGNSTVEARLVGCRDGLREAGIDLMVRLGRLDQASGEELVAALCEEESIPEVIIAANNLVAVGAMVELRRRGLRVPQDVGLACFGEIELASLLDPFLTVIREPAYDVGKRAMELLHERIRGSDARPRHEVLPVELIARRSTRRPRRRRTARAPA; encoded by the coding sequence TTGGTCAAGATACGCGACGTCGCACGACTGGCCGGCGTCAGCCCCATGACCGTCTCTCGGACGCTGAACGAGCCGAGCCTGGTCACGCCGGAAACGCGCGCCCGGGTCATGAATGCCATACGAGAGCTCGGATACATCCCCAATGCCGTTGCCCGCAGCCTTACGCAGGGGCGCACGAATATCATCGCCCTGGTCGTCTCGGACATCCAGAATCCGTTCTTTACCACGGTCTCCCGCGGGGCCGAAGATGTGGCTCGCCGGCATGGCTATACGCTGATGGTGGGCAACACCGACGAGCGGCCGGAGAAGGAGAACGAATATCTGAAGGCGCTGGTCTCTCGGCGAGTGGACGGGGTGATCCTCTCCACAACTGGCGCCGACCACGTGCGCCTGCTGCGCGGGCGTAAGATCCCGGTCGTGCTGGTGGACAGGATCATTCCGGGCATGGACGTCGATTCGGTCGTCCTGGACGCCTATGACGGCGGCCGCCAGATTGCCGCACACCTCGCCGATCAGGGTTACCGCAGTGCCGTGTTCATCGGCGGGATGCCGGGGAACTCGACGGTGGAGGCGCGGCTGGTGGGGTGCCGCGACGGATTGCGTGAGGCAGGTATCGACCTGATGGTCCGGCTCGGCCGCCTCGATCAGGCGAGCGGGGAGGAGCTGGTCGCGGCACTGTGCGAGGAGGAGAGCATTCCCGAGGTGATCATCGCGGCGAACAACCTCGTGGCGGTGGGGGCGATGGTGGAGCTGCGCCGGCGCGGGTTGCGCGTACCGCAGGACGTGGGGCTGGCCTGCTTCGGCGAGATCGAGCTTGCTTCGCTGCTGGATCCCTTCCTGACCGTCATCCGCGAGCCCGCCTACGACGTGGGAAAGCGGGCCATGGAGCTGCTCCACGAGCGCATTCGCGGGTCGGACGCCAGGCCGCGGCACGAGGTACTGCCCGTCGAGCTGATTGCGCGACGATCGACGAGGAGGCCGCGGCGGCGACGAACGGCGCGGGCTCCGGCCTGA